Genomic window (Candidatus Neomarinimicrobiota bacterium):
TACTATCTCTGCTCAAGATAGTTCAAATACGATAATCATGACCATTGCATATTTAGATAACAGAACGTATGATTCATTTAGGTTAGAATCACTTGGAACCTTGGTTGCATGGTATGACGGTAACGATCCACATGGCACAGGAAGCGTAAGTGTAGGTGATGAGATTGAAACATGGGTAGATAAGAGTGAAAACAACATCCATGTAACGCAATCCGAATCAGACAAACGTCCTGTGGTTGTAGCAGAAGGAAATAACTACTCTTTACAATTTGATGGAAACGATATGCTTGGTGTAGATAACGCCACCATGGAAGAAGCTTTTTCAGAATACACGTTTATTTCAGTCGTTAAATCATCAGTGAGCGGATATAAAAACATCATGGGTAGAAATTATTCAGTTTGGGAGTACCAATGGCATGGGGCTGCTAAAATAAATATGTACATTAATAATCGTGAGCAAGATGGCTCTTCAGACACATATCCGTTTGATGGGCAAGCAAGAATTGGCCTTTTTAGATATCACGATGCGAATGATGCCTTAGATCAATGGATCGACGGAACATCAACATTTACGAATAATCACAATCAATCAATCCCCAGTTCTACAAACGACTTTTACATCGGAGCGAGAATGGGTACAGGTGAATTTTTTAACGGAGAAATGTTGGAGTTGATTGTTTTTTCCGAGTATCTCACAAACACAAACAGAGAAAGAGTCGAAAATTATTTGGCTAATAAGTGGGGACTGAATGGTGATGATTTAGAACCTGAAGATGGAGAAGAGTTTGAAGTGGTAAATGTTGCACCGTCTCTTGCTGCACTAGCAGATGCAAGTACGGATGAAGAAACAGCCAGTGTACGTGTTCTTTCTGCTACAGATGCAGATGGAGATGCATTAACCTATTCTGCATCATCAGATACGTCGGCAGTGACTGCAACGGTCAGTAATGATACACTGACATTGACACCTGCGGTGAACTGGAATGGAATAGCTGATGTTATGGTTACTGTAAGTGATGGCGCTTTCTTAGATACAACATCATTTACATTAACGGTGAATGCAGTGAATGATGCCCCGTTTGTAAGTACACCTGTTCCGGATGTTACCATAGATGAAGATGATTTTGGTGCTGTAATAATAACAGCATTGGAAGCCCATTTTAATGATGTTGATCTAGATGATGATCTTTCTTTTAATGCTACTGCTTTAGGAACTGGTTTGGATTCCTTATCATTGAGTGATGATGGTATGCCACCCATGGGGCGATTTGCACATTATGGCTCTGCAAAGATCATGACCATAAAACGATCTGTAAAAAAGAATGCACAGGCGAAAGTGTTTACATTGGGTCAGGCTGAAGATAAATCAGCTCTTATGGATATTGTATCAATCAACAATCCTGTTGGACAAGGAAGATTCTCAAGCAGAACTGATTCCACATCTTTAATCGTATATCCGACGGAAGATTTTTTCGGTAATGTAGACATTGTTATTACAGCCACAGATTCGTCGGGTGAGTTTGCAACGGATACATTAAATCTAACCATTGAGAATCTCAATGATGCACCGTCTCTTGCCGCGATATCAGATGCAAGTACGGATGAAGAAATGGCAAGTGTACATGTTCTTTCTGCAACAGATGCTGATGGAGATACATTAACGTATTCTGCTACATCGGATACAACGGCAGTTACTGCAACGGTCAGCAATGATACACTTACTTTAACACCTGCAGTTAATTGGAATGGAACAGCCAATGTTACGGTATCTGTAAGTGATGGCGCTTTATTAGATACAACATCATTTACATTAACAGTTAATGCTGTTAACGATGCTCCGAGCAGTTTTGATTTAGTGGAAACAGATGCCGTCATTACTATTACTGAATCTGAACTTTCTACCGGCTCACTTGATTTGGAATGGGAAGGTGCAGAAGATGTGGATGGTGATTCGATTACTTATCATTTTACGGCGACTTTGACAGTGGGGACCTATACTGAACAAATGGATTCATCTTTAGCTGATACGAATTTTTCCCTCATGTCATACCAAGAGTTATATGATAAACTCTTTGCAATGGAATCGACAACAGCAGAATTAGAATGGAATGTAACGGCTGATGATGCTCAAATAAGTACGCCTGCTGGTAACGGTCCACTTACATTGACCATTGATGTAAGCAGTTTATCTATAGATGACGAGTTGATGCCTGACGTTTTTGCCTTACATCAAAACTATCCAAACCCATTCAATCCTGTAACGAATATTCGTTTTGATGTACCAGAGAACTCAATGGTCACAATGGTTATTTATGATCTTTTGGGACAAAAAGTAAAAACATTGGTCAATTATGAAATGAATGCAGGTTTTCATTCAATACAATGGAATGGAACCAATGATCACGGGAAACCGCTTGCCAGCGGTATGTATATCTACCGGATCAATGCAGGTGGATTTCATGCAGTGAAGAAATTGGTTTTCATGAAATAAGTTTAAGAACAATCAATACGAAAAGGGATGGCTTTTGGCTGTCCCTTTTTTTATTGGTTCTTCAGGGAAATGTGTGGAAGGTGTTAACAAGAATTTCAAACTTTATGGTAAATGAATAATCAAAACAACGTAGCGTGGGCTTTAGCCCAATAGATTGGGTAAGTGAGGTGATATTATCAACATCCATCCTAAAGCAGGAAGAGTCTAGTAATTTAGATTATTTTTAGCTTATCAATATTTTTTGACTAAATCTTTTAATCTTCTAAAACGATAGATATAGGAGTTAAATTTCAACAAATAGATTCGGAAGAATTATTTTGAAAGTTTTTTTCAAGTTTCCTTCAATATTTCACCAATAGGTGAAACAGCATATAGTAAAACGCTAAATGGTGAAATACTTATTTATGAAAAATGGACATTGGGAAATAATCACATGAAGTCAAAAGAATATTACTTAAAGTTCGCCATCTTTCTGGCAGCTGTTACCGTTTTTTATAACATTTTTGAAGGGATTGCGGCTATCTATTTCGGTTTAGAGGATGAAACATTGGCACTGTTCGGATTTGGTTTAGATTCTTTTGTGGAAGTGATTTCCGGTATTGGAATATGGCACATGGTTTTGCGGATCCGGAAGAGTGAAGATGAACATCAAGGACATTTTGAGAAAACGGCTCTCAAAATCACCGGATCGGCATTTTATATATTATCCGCAGGATTAATAATTTCATCAATATATAATTTGATAACTGGTGCTCAACCCCAAACTACATTTTGGGGAGTTATCATAGCTGGCTTGTCTCTTGGTGGGATGTGGTGGCTCATCCGGGAAAAATTAAAAGTGGGCAAAGCACTGCAATCGGATGCCATCATTGCCGATGCGAATTGCACCAAAGCTTGTATGCAATTGTCCTTTGTTTTATTGGTTTCCAGTTTGGGCTATGAATTATTTGGAATCGGAAGCATTGATGCTGTGGGCTCTCTAATTATTGCAGGGTTTGCATTTCGAGAGGGAAAAGAATCTCTTGAAAAAGCAGATGGTAAAGGAGAATGCAGTGATTGTGAACAATCTTCAAAACCAATGTGACTAAACCAGAGAATATAGAAATTAGTCAGGTCTATCTCTGTTGGGCATTATATTAAGCCATGTTTCTTCCGTCACATATTGCATCAGGATACATTTTGGGGAACGCTTTGAGCTGCAAAAATCCCACTTGGACAGATGGTCCGTTTTTGTCGGTTTTACTCTTTTCTTCCATCCTTCCGGATGTGGATGGAATTTGGTCAAATACCGTGGCGGGGCATCATTCGTTTCTTCATACACCCATTTTTTGGATATTCCTTTTTATAGGAATGACGGGCTTGGGGTCGATTTCAAACATCCGCTGGATGAAACCCGTTTCTCTTGGAATTGTTCTGGGTGCGATGCTGCATCTTTTCACAGATTGGATTACGGCGCGAACGGTTGGGATTCAGTGGTTATATCCGTTTAATATGACCAATTTTGATGTTTATTCTGTTCAGCCCGAAAAAGGACAAATCCCGGTTTGGGATATGATTCGCGATCCGTATTTTTCGTTTTACATTGAGAACAAAGTATTGCTTTGGTTTGAAATTGGCATGAATGGACTTGCCTTAATCTTATTTGGGAAAAATAAATTACAGGGAAATCGAGTATGAAATCTATTCTGCAAATTCTGACACCGATATTTTTGTCAACTTTGTTGTGGGGTCAATGACCTCTCTGAACGAATCCAAGCCTCCCGGTCGGGACGGCCAATTCTGGTGTTGGATTAGATAAAGGTGATCTTATCGTGGGGGCGAATATGATGGTTCAAAATATCGAGTGGTGGCATAGTGAGTTAATAGAATCCGGTGGAGACCACGAAGGGAATCTGAAATCAAGCTTGGCAGAAGTAA
Coding sequences:
- a CDS encoding tandem-95 repeat protein — translated: MTIAYLDNRTYDSFRLESLGTLVAWYDGNDPHGTGSVSVGDEIETWVDKSENNIHVTQSESDKRPVVVAEGNNYSLQFDGNDMLGVDNATMEEAFSEYTFISVVKSSVSGYKNIMGRNYSVWEYQWHGAAKINMYINNREQDGSSDTYPFDGQARIGLFRYHDANDALDQWIDGTSTFTNNHNQSIPSSTNDFYIGARMGTGEFFNGEMLELIVFSEYLTNTNRERVENYLANKWGLNGDDLEPEDGEEFEVVNVAPSLAALADASTDEETASVRVLSATDADGDALTYSASSDTSAVTATVSNDTLTLTPAVNWNGIADVMVTVSDGAFLDTTSFTLTVNAVNDAPFVSTPVPDVTIDEDDFGAVIITALEAHFNDVDLDDDLSFNATALGTGLDSLSLSDDGMPPMGRFAHYGSAKIMTIKRSVKKNAQAKVFTLGQAEDKSALMDIVSINNPVGQGRFSSRTDSTSLIVYPTEDFFGNVDIVITATDSSGEFATDTLNLTIENLNDAPSLAAISDASTDEEMASVHVLSATDADGDTLTYSATSDTTAVTATVSNDTLTLTPAVNWNGTANVTVSVSDGALLDTTSFTLTVNAVNDAPSSFDLVETDAVITITESELSTGSLDLEWEGAEDVDGDSITYHFTATLTVGTYTEQMDSSLADTNFSLMSYQELYDKLFAMESTTAELEWNVTADDAQISTPAGNGPLTLTIDVSSLSIDDELMPDVFALHQNYPNPFNPVTNIRFDVPENSMVTMVIYDLLGQKVKTLVNYEMNAGFHSIQWNGTNDHGKPLASGMYIYRINAGGFHAVKKLVFMK
- a CDS encoding cation transporter, which encodes MKSKEYYLKFAIFLAAVTVFYNIFEGIAAIYFGLEDETLALFGFGLDSFVEVISGIGIWHMVLRIRKSEDEHQGHFEKTALKITGSAFYILSAGLIISSIYNLITGAQPQTTFWGVIIAGLSLGGMWWLIREKLKVGKALQSDAIIADANCTKACMQLSFVLLVSSLGYELFGIGSIDAVGSLIIAGFAFREGKESLEKADGKGECSDCEQSSKPM
- a CDS encoding metal-dependent hydrolase, whose amino-acid sequence is MFLPSHIASGYILGNALSCKNPTWTDGPFLSVLLFSSILPDVDGIWSNTVAGHHSFLHTPIFWIFLFIGMTGLGSISNIRWMKPVSLGIVLGAMLHLFTDWITARTVGIQWLYPFNMTNFDVYSVQPEKGQIPVWDMIRDPYFSFYIENKVLLWFEIGMNGLALILFGKNKLQGNRV